One Argiope bruennichi chromosome 5, qqArgBrue1.1, whole genome shotgun sequence DNA segment encodes these proteins:
- the LOC129969641 gene encoding uncharacterized protein LOC129969641, whose amino-acid sequence MERIYSKDNPHVNRFMTKEFTDVMIKSWTPQSEVWSFKYGSDLLGIMNAVNGSLIMHSIRKQLNLRPYARMTCYVPVAALSYVLTEGFHATYITRQILGFESCPLCIVTKAGLMQASLGVAYPLVLSPVIGFYISDKLLTYPVPSIHRAPKELFNLWLKLVTKNPRFIYASITIQVIAACLVTSEKQSFFFNFIGKKN is encoded by the exons ATGGAACGAATTTATTCAAAAGACAATCCGCATGTCAATAGATTTATGACTAAAGAATTTACTGATGTTATGATTAAATCATGGACACCACAATCTGAAGT atggTCTTTCAAATATGGAAGTGATCTTCTTGGGATTATGAATGCAGTGAATGGTTCTTTAATAATGCACAGTATCCGCAAGCAATTGAATTTGAGGCCATATGCTCGAATGACTTGTTACGTCCCTGTAGCTGCATTATCATATGTTCTAACTGAAGGATTTCATGCTACTTATATAACCAGACAAATACTAGGGTTTGAAAGCTGCCCACTTTGTATTGTAACTAAAGCTGGTCTTATGCAAGCATCATTAGGGGTCGCCTACCCTCTTGTTTTATCTCCTGTTATTGGATTCTATATTTCTGACAAGCTGCTGACTTATCCAGTGCCATCCATTCATCGAGCCCCTAAGGAACTATTCAATCTATGGCTCAAGCTGGTCACTAAAAATCCTAGATTTATTTATGCATCCATCACCATTCAAGTTATTGCAGCCTGTCTTGTTACATctgaaaaacaatcttttttcttcaatttcattggaaagaaaaactga